A window from Hymenobacter volaticus encodes these proteins:
- a CDS encoding M16 family metallopeptidase, whose translation MIHFEEFTLANGLRCIVHEDHTTPMAVLDVLYNVGSRDEESSHTGFAHLFEHLMFSGSVNIPSYDEPLQRVGGENNAFTSPDVTNYYLTVSAANLETGFWLESDRMLNLAFSENGLAVQRKVVVEEFKQNYLNQPYGDVWLKLRPLAYQHHPYQWATIGKEISHIENAVMDDVRAFFKKHYAPQNAILVVAGAVTVVEAQRLAEKWFGPIPGGPRYERQLPVEPRQTEARFLEVTADVPLDALYKVYHMPARTAPEYYSVDLLGDLLGRGKSSRLYQQLVKEQPLFNSISATATGSLEPGLLVISGKLNTGVTLEAADAAVEAVVAALRDEEVPTAELEKVKNQAEASIVFGEIELLHRAMNLAYSKLMGNANMVNEESARLQAVTPADLQTAAREVLRPDNCSTLYYRAQATTIVPEATEVALSAEE comes from the coding sequence ATGATTCATTTCGAAGAATTCACTTTGGCCAATGGTCTACGTTGCATAGTACACGAGGACCACACCACACCTATGGCAGTGCTTGATGTGCTCTATAACGTCGGTTCGCGTGACGAAGAATCCTCCCATACTGGTTTTGCGCACTTATTTGAACATTTAATGTTCTCTGGCTCCGTCAATATTCCGAGCTATGATGAGCCGCTGCAGCGCGTGGGCGGTGAAAACAATGCCTTTACTTCCCCCGACGTCACCAACTATTACCTCACTGTATCGGCGGCCAACCTTGAAACCGGTTTCTGGCTGGAATCAGACCGGATGCTAAACTTGGCTTTCTCGGAAAACGGGCTGGCCGTGCAGCGCAAAGTGGTAGTGGAAGAGTTCAAGCAAAACTACCTCAACCAGCCCTACGGTGACGTGTGGTTGAAACTACGTCCTCTTGCCTACCAGCACCACCCCTACCAATGGGCAACTATCGGCAAGGAGATCAGCCACATCGAAAATGCAGTAATGGATGATGTGCGAGCTTTTTTCAAAAAACACTACGCTCCCCAGAACGCAATTTTAGTGGTAGCTGGCGCTGTAACGGTAGTAGAAGCACAGCGGCTAGCAGAGAAGTGGTTTGGACCAATTCCCGGCGGACCGCGCTATGAGCGGCAGCTACCCGTTGAACCGCGTCAGACGGAAGCCCGGTTCTTGGAAGTTACAGCTGATGTCCCGCTCGATGCGCTTTACAAGGTGTATCACATGCCGGCTCGCACGGCTCCCGAGTACTATAGTGTGGATTTGCTAGGCGACCTGCTGGGCCGCGGCAAGTCGAGCCGGTTGTATCAGCAGTTGGTGAAAGAACAACCATTGTTTAACTCTATTTCTGCCACAGCCACGGGTTCATTGGAACCTGGCCTGCTCGTGATAAGTGGTAAGCTTAATACAGGCGTCACACTTGAAGCAGCTGATGCAGCAGTTGAAGCCGTAGTAGCAGCACTCCGCGACGAGGAAGTGCCAACTGCCGAGCTGGAAAAAGTAAAAAATCAGGCCGAAGCCAGCATAGTATTCGGCGAAATTGAGCTGCTGCATCGTGCCATGAACCTTGCTTATAGCAAGCTGATGGGCAATGCCAATATGGTGAACGAAGAAAGTGCGCGTTTGCAAGCCGTAACGCCTGCCGACCTGCAGACTGCCGCCCGTGAAGTACTTCGCCCTGACAATTGCAGTACGCTTTACTACCGGGCACAAGCTACCACGATAGTGCCCGAAGCAACTGAAGTAGCTCTTTCAGCTGAAGAATAG